One genomic region from Terriglobales bacterium encodes:
- a CDS encoding DUF4097 family beta strand repeat-containing protein: MSRHLLICLLLASSFTAWAAPRRKTYPMNVSARGAQTIVFDVEEGDFVLRGDPAATEVRMNVSIDRTWIFKLGEEGILKRLIKISGEGTPELTIRTDIPRAISNWGRAQYPIDFEVVVPADTLLILRDTSGVIEVSGMGRGVEINDGSGTLTVRGIGGPLQVRKESGDVVIEEVAGKSTIESRSGQMKLRRLGEVSVAGSDGNIDLAQAASAGIHNRGGNLNVAHVRGDLEIDDDSGEIVVTDVGGRVVLRDQSGQIRVTRAGQVEISDTSGDVTVANAAGLRVLSKESGEVKVRNIGGAVEVAAGVKLKQE, encoded by the coding sequence GTGTCTCGACACCTGCTGATTTGCCTGCTGCTGGCCTCCAGCTTCACGGCCTGGGCCGCCCCGCGTCGCAAGACCTACCCCATGAATGTCTCGGCACGAGGCGCGCAGACCATCGTGTTCGACGTGGAGGAAGGCGACTTCGTCCTGCGCGGCGACCCGGCGGCGACGGAAGTCCGCATGAACGTCTCCATCGACCGCACCTGGATCTTCAAGCTGGGCGAGGAAGGCATCCTGAAGCGGCTGATCAAGATTTCGGGCGAAGGCACGCCGGAGCTGACGATTCGCACCGACATCCCGCGAGCCATCTCCAATTGGGGCCGCGCGCAGTACCCGATCGATTTCGAAGTGGTCGTGCCCGCAGACACGCTCCTGATCCTGCGCGACACTTCCGGCGTGATCGAGGTCTCCGGAATGGGGCGCGGAGTCGAGATCAACGACGGTAGTGGAACGTTAACCGTACGTGGCATCGGCGGCCCGCTCCAGGTGCGCAAGGAATCCGGCGACGTCGTGATCGAGGAGGTTGCGGGCAAGTCCACCATCGAAAGCCGCTCCGGGCAGATGAAACTCCGCCGCCTGGGCGAAGTGAGCGTGGCCGGCTCGGACGGAAATATTGACCTGGCTCAGGCGGCCAGCGCCGGCATCCATAACCGCGGTGGCAACCTTAATGTCGCGCACGTCCGCGGCGACCTGGAGATTGACGACGATTCCGGCGAGATCGTGGTCACCGACGTCGGTGGTCGGGTTGTGCTGCGCGATCAGTCCGGGCAGATCCGCGTGACCCGCGCCGGCCAGGTCGAGATCTCGGATACCTCCGGTGACGTCACGGTGGCGAACGCGGCGGGATTGCGGGTGCTGTCCAAAGAATCCGGCGAGGTCAAAGTCCGCAATATCGGTGGGGCCGTCGAGGTCGCCGCCGGCGTCAAGCTCAAGCAGGAGTAG
- a CDS encoding carbon-nitrogen hydrolase family protein — protein MKRNQLKPVRVAVIQSAPVYLDLAASVAKAQRLMREAARKGAKLVAFGETWLPGYPAWLDSCPDAALWNYKPVKQVFARLRQNSFRLESNEAQALGRTARELGLTVVMGVNERVDSGPGNGTLYNSLVTWGPDGRVRNVHRKLMPTYTERMVWGTGDGGGLEAVDTPAGRVGGLICWEHWMPLARQAMHNSGEHIHVAVWPTAHDLHHLASRHYAFEGRCYVLCVGLMMPARDLPRELARPRGMKPTSLLCRGGSAIFAPDGRTVAGPVFDREIILTADLDFSVIDEEKMTLDVSGHYARPDVFQFAVRSR, from the coding sequence ATGAAGCGCAACCAGCTCAAACCCGTCCGGGTGGCGGTGATCCAGTCTGCGCCGGTGTATCTGGACCTGGCGGCGAGCGTGGCCAAGGCGCAGCGCCTGATGCGCGAGGCCGCGCGCAAGGGAGCAAAGCTGGTAGCGTTCGGCGAAACCTGGCTGCCGGGCTACCCGGCGTGGCTGGATTCGTGTCCCGACGCGGCGCTGTGGAACTACAAGCCGGTCAAGCAGGTGTTTGCGCGCCTGCGGCAGAACAGCTTCCGCCTGGAAAGCAACGAGGCGCAGGCGCTGGGACGCACCGCGCGCGAACTCGGCCTGACCGTGGTTATGGGTGTGAACGAGCGCGTGGATTCGGGACCCGGCAACGGCACGCTGTACAACTCGCTAGTCACCTGGGGTCCTGACGGCAGGGTGCGGAACGTGCATCGCAAGCTCATGCCCACCTACACCGAGCGCATGGTGTGGGGCACGGGCGACGGCGGCGGGCTGGAAGCCGTGGATACACCGGCTGGGCGCGTCGGCGGCCTGATCTGCTGGGAGCACTGGATGCCGCTGGCCCGGCAGGCCATGCACAACTCCGGCGAGCACATCCACGTGGCGGTGTGGCCCACGGCGCACGACCTGCACCATCTGGCCAGCCGGCACTACGCCTTCGAAGGCCGCTGCTACGTCCTCTGCGTGGGGCTGATGATGCCGGCGCGCGACCTGCCCCGGGAGCTTGCGCGTCCGCGCGGCATGAAACCGACTTCCCTGCTCTGCCGCGGCGGCAGCGCCATCTTCGCCCCCGACGGACGAACGGTCGCCGGACCGGTATTCGACCGCGAAATCATCCTCACCGCCGACCTCGATTTCTCCGTGATCGATGAAGAGAAAATGACGCTGGACGTCAGCGGGCACTACGCGCGGCCGGATGTGTTCCAGTTCGCGGTGCGGAGCCGTTAG
- a CDS encoding GlsB/YeaQ/YmgE family stress response membrane protein produces MRAYIITLTASPMFWFVVWWIVVGLIAGWATGKIMRGAGYGVLMDIVVGIVGAIFGGYVMSSLGFSSGGGFFYTLFVAILGAVVLTCLIRIVKEA; encoded by the coding sequence ATGAGGGCCTACATCATCACCCTGACGGCGAGTCCCATGTTCTGGTTCGTCGTGTGGTGGATCGTGGTCGGCCTGATCGCCGGCTGGGCCACCGGGAAGATCATGCGTGGCGCGGGCTACGGCGTGCTCATGGATATTGTCGTGGGCATCGTGGGCGCGATCTTCGGCGGCTACGTCATGAGCAGCCTGGGCTTCTCCTCCGGCGGCGGTTTCTTCTACACCCTCTTTGTGGCCATCCTCGGAGCGGTCGTGCTCACCTGCCTGATTCGGATCGTCAAAGAAGCCTGA
- a CDS encoding PhzF family phenazine biosynthesis protein codes for MIFSNGEDPATGSAAGCAAAWMVASGVAQPDESVLIEQGRHVHRLSRIHVRAGRQGDRVVNVRVGGNTVEVLRGEVTW; via the coding sequence ATGATCTTCTCCAACGGCGAAGACCCGGCTACCGGTTCGGCGGCGGGCTGCGCGGCCGCGTGGATGGTGGCCAGCGGCGTCGCCCAGCCCGACGAGTCGGTCCTCATCGAGCAGGGCCGCCACGTGCACCGGCTCAGCCGCATCCATGTGCGCGCCGGCCGCCAAGGTGACCGTGTGGTCAACGTGCGCGTCGGTGGAAACACTGTGGAAGTGCTGCGTGGTGAAGTGACGTGGTGA
- a CDS encoding hemerythrin domain-containing protein, translating into MELEERESDEAEPKAMTFRQCVVFLLGLDPPGVDQLRDLPEGRSCTPAVCLIVPSGAAGLPCIVERQFFEEGLMSRNGEQWSAVLECNNIVRQRLMTWELLLYQLVDGNCRSDKRLLAILARVLDVIEDDVERICAIEETGPFRYGEEKFPRVRLLVEELWREHSGLRAQVQRVRMELGAAPLPKAELVGRALHSAGMELAQSIRKHIRRNEEELIPALVSPPPPIAETAEPGGPLAAG; encoded by the coding sequence GTGGAACTGGAGGAGCGAGAAAGCGACGAGGCGGAACCGAAGGCCATGACGTTTCGGCAATGTGTCGTGTTCTTGCTTGGCCTGGATCCGCCGGGCGTGGATCAGTTGCGGGATTTGCCTGAGGGGAGAAGCTGCACGCCGGCAGTGTGCCTGATTGTGCCATCAGGAGCAGCGGGGCTGCCTTGCATCGTTGAGCGTCAATTTTTCGAGGAGGGACTCATGAGCAGGAACGGTGAGCAGTGGAGTGCAGTCTTGGAGTGCAACAACATCGTGCGCCAGCGCCTGATGACCTGGGAGCTTCTGCTGTACCAGCTTGTAGATGGAAACTGCCGTTCAGACAAACGTCTGCTGGCCATTTTGGCTCGGGTCCTCGACGTAATCGAGGACGACGTCGAGCGCATTTGCGCGATCGAAGAGACCGGGCCCTTCCGCTACGGCGAGGAGAAGTTTCCCAGGGTACGCCTTCTGGTGGAGGAATTGTGGCGGGAACACAGCGGGCTGCGTGCGCAGGTACAGCGGGTGAGGATGGAACTGGGCGCCGCGCCGCTGCCAAAAGCGGAGCTGGTCGGACGTGCGTTGCACTCCGCGGGCATGGAACTCGCCCAGTCGATTCGCAAGCACATCCGACGCAACGAGGAAGAACTCATTCCGGCGCTGGTGAGCCCGCCCCCTCCAATCGCAGAAACCGCGGAGCCCGGAGGCCCCCTGGCGGCCGGATAG
- a CDS encoding electron transfer flavoprotein-ubiquinone oxidoreductase has protein sequence MDADVVIVGGGPAGMACALRLSQLIDQHNAAHPDVQLTKENIYVLEKAREVGQHCLSGALLDPRSMRELLPGFEKEAPLDAEVTKEAVYFFTEKSQFKLPITPPPLRDHGNYVISLNRFVKWLGEKVEAAGITIFTGFAGSELLYDGDRVAGVRTDDKGVDKTGQPKGNFEPGYDLKAKVVILAEGPRGSLTKQLVARFSLDRDTNPQVYGVGVKELWELPPGRVAPGEVIYTMGWPLTTREYGGAWIYGSKDNVISLGFVTALDYADPRLDPQRVLQEFKRHPFVAKLLAGGKMIRYGAKTFPYGGWFAIPPVAGDGWMVLGDSAGFLNSQRLKGIHLAIKSGMLAAETAFDSLRSADFSAAALGRFQQRVDESWIRDELWRVRNFHQGFEHGFWRGMFHAALQQVTFGRGLHARYKARAGHSQMKKLSELPAGGGARAHLLGPAKGDKVLTFDKLTDLYHSGTRHEEDQPAHLVIHDTNVCNTRCVEEFGNPCQNFCPASVYEMVEDSAAPRGKQIHLNASNCVHCKTCDIMDPYQIITWVPPEGGGGPNYDGM, from the coding sequence ATGGACGCCGACGTCGTCATTGTCGGCGGCGGACCGGCTGGCATGGCGTGCGCCCTGCGACTCTCACAGCTTATCGACCAGCACAACGCCGCCCATCCCGACGTCCAGCTCACGAAAGAGAACATCTACGTCCTCGAAAAGGCCCGCGAGGTCGGCCAGCACTGCCTTTCCGGCGCCCTGCTCGATCCCCGCTCCATGCGCGAGCTGCTGCCCGGCTTCGAGAAGGAAGCTCCGCTCGACGCCGAGGTCACCAAAGAGGCGGTGTATTTCTTCACCGAGAAGTCGCAGTTCAAGCTGCCCATCACGCCGCCGCCGCTGCGCGACCACGGCAACTACGTCATCTCGCTCAACCGCTTCGTCAAGTGGCTGGGCGAAAAGGTCGAAGCCGCGGGCATCACCATCTTCACCGGTTTCGCCGGTTCCGAACTGCTCTATGACGGCGATCGCGTCGCCGGCGTCCGCACCGACGACAAGGGCGTCGATAAGACCGGCCAGCCCAAAGGCAATTTCGAGCCCGGCTATGACCTCAAGGCCAAGGTCGTCATCCTGGCCGAAGGACCTCGCGGCTCTCTCACCAAGCAGCTCGTGGCGCGCTTCTCCCTCGACCGCGACACCAACCCGCAAGTCTATGGCGTGGGTGTGAAGGAGTTGTGGGAGCTGCCTCCCGGCCGCGTCGCTCCCGGCGAAGTCATCTACACCATGGGCTGGCCGCTCACCACCCGGGAGTACGGAGGCGCCTGGATCTACGGTTCCAAAGACAACGTCATCTCGCTCGGCTTCGTCACCGCGCTCGATTACGCCGACCCGCGCCTCGATCCGCAGCGCGTCCTGCAGGAATTCAAGCGCCATCCATTCGTCGCGAAGCTCCTGGCCGGCGGCAAGATGATCCGCTACGGCGCAAAAACATTCCCTTACGGCGGCTGGTTTGCCATCCCGCCGGTCGCCGGGGACGGCTGGATGGTGCTGGGGGACTCCGCCGGCTTCCTGAATTCGCAGCGCCTCAAGGGCATCCACCTCGCCATCAAAAGCGGCATGCTGGCCGCCGAGACCGCCTTTGACAGCCTGCGCAGCGCCGATTTCTCCGCCGCCGCGCTCGGCCGCTTCCAGCAGCGCGTCGACGAGAGCTGGATTCGCGACGAGCTATGGCGGGTCCGCAACTTCCATCAGGGTTTCGAGCACGGCTTCTGGCGCGGCATGTTCCACGCCGCTCTCCAGCAGGTCACCTTCGGACGCGGCCTCCACGCGCGCTACAAAGCCCGCGCCGGGCACTCGCAGATGAAAAAGCTCTCCGAGCTTCCCGCCGGCGGCGGCGCACGCGCGCATCTGCTCGGCCCCGCCAAAGGCGACAAGGTCCTCACCTTCGACAAGCTCACCGACCTGTATCACTCCGGCACCAGGCACGAAGAAGACCAGCCCGCGCACCTCGTCATCCATGACACCAATGTCTGCAACACGCGCTGCGTGGAAGAATTCGGCAATCCCTGCCAGAACTTCTGCCCCGCCAGCGTCTACGAGATGGTCGAAGACTCCGCCGCCCCGCGCGGCAAGCAGATCCACCTGAACGCCTCCAACTGCGTTCATTGCAAGACCTGCGACATCATGGACCCCTACCAGATCATCACCTGGGTCCCGCCCGAGGGCGGCGGCGGACCGAACTACGATGGGATGTGA
- a CDS encoding hemerythrin domain-containing protein, with the protein MPKADPRWNAVLECNNVLRSRLLTWELLLFQLANENFRSDTRLITILQFVRQLLEQDVSRSFATEELGLYSDAEEHQPDTRTLVQELREEHDDLRERLESMHRHLSEATFESSERVRAAGMELAEAVRAHMRREEEELIPALVEGRYRMAR; encoded by the coding sequence ATGCCGAAAGCCGACCCAAGATGGAACGCTGTCCTGGAGTGTAACAACGTGTTGCGGAGCCGCTTGTTGACCTGGGAACTGTTGCTGTTCCAGTTGGCGAACGAGAACTTCCGCTCTGATACCCGGCTCATCACCATTTTGCAGTTCGTTCGCCAGTTGCTGGAGCAGGATGTCAGCCGCAGCTTCGCCACCGAAGAACTGGGCCTGTACTCCGATGCCGAGGAGCACCAGCCCGACACGCGCACCCTGGTGCAGGAGCTGCGGGAGGAACACGATGACTTGCGCGAACGCCTGGAGAGCATGCACCGGCACCTGAGCGAAGCGACGTTTGAGAGCTCGGAACGCGTGCGCGCCGCCGGCATGGAGCTGGCGGAAGCCGTGCGTGCGCACATGCGACGGGAAGAGGAGGAGCTTATCCCAGCCCTGGTCGAGGGACGTTACCGGATGGCCCGCTGA
- a CDS encoding PhzF family phenazine biosynthesis protein produces the protein MRRYPFVQFDVFTSTPLEGNPLAVFPDGRGLSDGEMQALAREMNLSETTFLLPRDPAIERERGVRMRIFTPEEELPFAGHPTLGTAYYLHRQSGAAEVRLEVNAGTIPVTFRSGEDGVFGEMRQNDPVFGMLHPREPIAHVAGLAVDDLDASLPIQTVSTGLIFAIVPVRSRAALEGMHFDLHRAAEYLEKTDAKFLYFVSRDVRNPRRVWRPA, from the coding sequence GTGCGCCGATATCCGTTCGTGCAGTTTGACGTTTTCACCTCGACCCCGCTGGAAGGCAACCCGCTGGCCGTCTTTCCCGACGGGCGCGGCCTCTCCGATGGCGAAATGCAGGCCCTGGCGCGGGAGATGAACCTCTCGGAAACAACCTTCCTTCTGCCGCGCGACCCGGCGATCGAGCGCGAGCGCGGCGTGCGCATGCGCATCTTCACCCCGGAGGAAGAGCTTCCTTTCGCCGGCCATCCTACGCTGGGCACGGCGTACTATCTGCACCGGCAGTCGGGCGCGGCCGAAGTGCGCCTGGAAGTGAACGCCGGCACCATCCCGGTCACCTTCCGCTCCGGCGAAGACGGCGTGTTCGGTGAAATGCGTCAGAACGACCCGGTGTTCGGCATGCTGCATCCCCGCGAGCCCATCGCCCACGTGGCCGGACTGGCCGTGGATGACCTCGACGCTTCCCTCCCCATCCAGACGGTCTCGACGGGCCTGATCTTCGCCATCGTGCCGGTGCGTTCGCGCGCGGCCCTGGAGGGCATGCATTTCGATCTGCACCGTGCGGCGGAATACCTGGAGAAGACCGACGCCAAGTTTCTGTATTTCGTCAGCCGGGACGTTCGCAACCCCAGGCGCGTCTGGAGGCCCGCATGA
- a CDS encoding sulfurtransferase, translated as MADYAHPEVLVSTDWVAQHSKDPKVAIVEVDVDTNAYNEGHVPGAIAWAWNTQLCDTVRRDILSKEAFEELMATSGIGNDTTVILYGDNNNWFAAWALWQAKIYGHKDVRLMNGGRKKWLAEGRELSTDVPTKAARTQYKASAPDLSLRAFLPQVQEAQAKRTAALVDVRSPQEFTGEILAPPGLPETCQRGGHIPGARSIPWGKACNEDGTFKSADELKALYGAEGIDGSKPVIAYCRIGERSSHTWFVLKYLLGYKNVVNYDGSWTEWGNLVGAPVEKGPATASKAA; from the coding sequence ATGGCTGACTATGCGCATCCCGAGGTCCTGGTGAGCACCGACTGGGTGGCCCAGCACAGCAAGGATCCTAAAGTTGCAATCGTGGAAGTGGACGTGGATACCAACGCCTACAACGAGGGCCACGTGCCCGGCGCGATCGCCTGGGCGTGGAACACGCAACTGTGCGACACCGTGCGCCGCGACATCCTTTCCAAGGAAGCGTTCGAAGAACTGATGGCCACTTCCGGCATCGGCAACGACACCACCGTCATCCTCTACGGCGACAACAACAACTGGTTCGCCGCCTGGGCGCTGTGGCAGGCCAAGATCTACGGTCACAAGGACGTCCGGCTGATGAACGGCGGCCGCAAGAAGTGGCTGGCCGAAGGGCGCGAGCTTTCCACCGACGTCCCCACCAAGGCCGCGCGCACGCAATACAAGGCCTCGGCTCCCGACCTTTCCCTGCGCGCCTTCCTGCCGCAGGTGCAGGAAGCCCAGGCCAAGAGGACTGCGGCGCTGGTGGACGTGCGCAGCCCGCAGGAGTTCACCGGCGAGATCCTGGCTCCGCCGGGACTGCCGGAAACCTGCCAGCGCGGCGGCCACATCCCCGGCGCGCGCAGCATCCCCTGGGGCAAGGCCTGCAACGAGGATGGTACCTTCAAGTCCGCGGACGAACTCAAAGCGCTGTACGGCGCCGAAGGCATCGACGGCTCCAAGCCCGTGATCGCCTACTGCCGCATCGGCGAGCGCTCCAGCCACACCTGGTTCGTGCTCAAGTACCTGCTCGGCTACAAGAATGTCGTCAACTATGACGGCTCCTGGACCGAGTGGGGCAACCTGGTGGGCGCGCCCGTCGAGAAAGGTCCGGCCACGGCCAGCAAGGCGGCGTGA
- a CDS encoding electron transfer flavoprotein subunit beta/FixA family protein yields MRILVCMKQVPQKDAPLKLNEAGNWIREDTSYEVNEPDAFALEEALQQKEKAGGGEVVVITAGPARAQQVLREALAKGADRAIHLEDDSFVTLDALNTARAFAAAIKDEKFDMIFTGLQSDDYGFAQTGVILAELLGWPHATIIMEIRKNETGIRVKRELEAGYFQYVDMPLPAVLTIQSGLNKLRYATLIGIKQAKNKPLRKVTRAEIESALGPNQQKIERLYVPQKTKQTEMLQGPPAEVARKLVEKLRNEVRVL; encoded by the coding sequence ATGAGAATTCTGGTCTGCATGAAGCAGGTCCCGCAGAAAGACGCGCCCCTCAAGCTCAACGAAGCGGGCAACTGGATCCGCGAGGACACCAGCTATGAAGTGAACGAGCCCGATGCCTTCGCGCTCGAAGAGGCGCTGCAGCAGAAAGAAAAAGCCGGAGGCGGCGAAGTCGTGGTGATCACCGCCGGTCCGGCACGCGCCCAGCAGGTGCTGCGCGAGGCGCTGGCCAAGGGCGCCGACCGTGCCATCCACCTGGAAGACGACAGCTTCGTCACCCTCGACGCGCTCAACACCGCGCGCGCCTTCGCCGCCGCCATCAAGGACGAAAAGTTCGACATGATCTTCACCGGCCTGCAGTCCGACGATTACGGCTTCGCGCAGACCGGCGTCATCCTGGCCGAATTGTTGGGCTGGCCGCACGCCACCATCATCATGGAGATCAGGAAGAACGAAACCGGCATCCGCGTGAAGCGCGAACTCGAAGCCGGCTACTTCCAGTACGTGGACATGCCCCTGCCCGCCGTGCTGACCATCCAGTCCGGGCTGAACAAGCTGCGCTACGCCACGCTCATCGGCATCAAGCAGGCCAAGAACAAGCCGCTGCGCAAGGTGACGCGCGCGGAGATCGAAAGCGCCCTCGGTCCCAACCAGCAGAAGATCGAGCGCCTCTACGTGCCGCAGAAGACCAAGCAAACGGAGATGCTGCAGGGCCCGCCCGCCGAAGTCGCCAGGAAGCTGGTGGAGAAGCTGCGCAACGAGGTGCGCGTCCTGTGA
- a CDS encoding HIT family protein has product MSARHPASRCVFCDIVAGNEKAAVVHRSQATLTFLDQRPLFPGHCLLVPLEHHETLPDLPAHLIEPVFADVHLLARAVQEAMQAEGTLVAINNRVSQSVPHLHVHIVPRRRKDGLRGFFWPRQPYPDEAAREAVRLAIEQAIRRLGKA; this is encoded by the coding sequence ATGTCTGCCCGGCATCCAGCCTCGCGCTGCGTATTCTGCGACATCGTGGCCGGCAACGAGAAGGCCGCCGTCGTCCACCGCAGCCAGGCCACGCTAACCTTCCTGGACCAGCGCCCGCTCTTTCCCGGCCACTGCTTGCTGGTTCCGCTGGAACACCACGAAACGCTGCCCGACCTGCCGGCCCACCTCATCGAGCCGGTTTTTGCCGACGTACACCTGCTCGCCCGCGCCGTCCAGGAGGCCATGCAAGCTGAGGGGACGCTGGTGGCGATCAACAACCGGGTGAGCCAGAGCGTGCCCCATCTGCATGTGCACATCGTGCCCCGCCGGCGCAAGGACGGCCTGCGCGGATTCTTCTGGCCGCGGCAGCCCTACCCCGACGAGGCCGCGCGGGAGGCGGTGCGGCTGGCCATCGAGCAGGCCATCCGGCGTCTCGGCAAGGCGTAA
- a CDS encoding electron transfer flavoprotein subunit alpha/FixB family protein, with protein sequence MDILVIVEQREGKLNRVSWETLTGAQRIAAETGWMLEAAVLGSGVGPIAQEVAAKKVARVYAVESPRLEPYTPDGFAAAVRQLVAQKQPRLVLMPHTYQVRDFAPKLATALGRALISDAVGYRKEGDRLLFTRQMFQGKFAADVGFTGAPPWFVTFQTGSFRGDQVEAGAAAAPIETVNVEIADSVIRNKPQEVFKEAKQAVDLTQAEIIVAVGRGIKEQKNLELAKQLADALGGELAASRPICDSGWLPMDRQIGSSGQTVAPKLYLALGISGAIQHIVGMKGSRAIVAINKDSEAPIFEIADVGIVANLFDVVPPLIEEIKKAKASA encoded by the coding sequence ATGGACATTCTCGTCATCGTCGAGCAACGTGAAGGCAAGCTGAACCGCGTCTCCTGGGAGACGCTCACCGGCGCGCAGCGCATCGCCGCCGAAACCGGCTGGATGCTGGAGGCTGCGGTCCTCGGCTCGGGCGTCGGTCCGATTGCCCAGGAAGTTGCGGCCAAGAAAGTGGCCAGGGTCTACGCCGTCGAATCGCCGCGGCTTGAGCCCTACACGCCCGACGGCTTCGCCGCCGCCGTCCGGCAACTGGTGGCGCAGAAGCAGCCGCGGCTGGTGCTGATGCCGCACACCTACCAAGTGCGCGACTTCGCGCCCAAGCTGGCCACGGCGCTCGGCCGCGCGCTGATCAGCGACGCCGTCGGCTACCGCAAGGAGGGCGACCGGCTGCTGTTCACCCGCCAGATGTTCCAGGGCAAGTTCGCCGCCGACGTCGGCTTCACCGGCGCCCCCCCCTGGTTCGTCACCTTCCAAACAGGTTCCTTCCGCGGCGACCAGGTAGAAGCCGGCGCGGCTGCCGCTCCCATCGAGACCGTGAATGTGGAGATCGCCGACAGCGTCATCCGGAACAAGCCGCAGGAGGTCTTCAAAGAAGCCAAGCAAGCCGTCGACCTGACGCAGGCGGAGATCATCGTGGCCGTGGGCCGCGGCATCAAGGAGCAGAAGAACCTCGAACTCGCCAAACAACTGGCGGACGCCCTGGGCGGTGAACTGGCGGCCTCGCGTCCCATCTGCGATTCCGGCTGGCTGCCCATGGACCGCCAGATCGGCTCCTCCGGCCAGACCGTGGCCCCCAAGCTCTACCTCGCGCTCGGCATTTCCGGCGCCATCCAGCATATCGTGGGCATGAAGGGCTCGCGCGCCATCGTCGCCATCAACAAGGATTCCGAAGCCCCTATCTTCGAGATCGCCGACGTGGGCATCGTCGCCAACCTGTTCGACGTGGTGCCGCCATTGATTGAGGAAATCAAGAAGGCCAAGGCTTCCGCCTGA
- a CDS encoding GNAT family N-acetyltransferase yields the protein MTLSAIHIREATLDDAPEIMRQRRLMFRDMGFTDEAALDAMHATSQPYILAGLNNGGYRGWLAVAPDGRVMGGGGVVLHDWLTHPLNLNPQRAYVLNVYVYPEFRRQGVARRLMAAIVEWCRGQGFPVIWLHASDEGRPLYESMGFEPTNEMKLMLSPNRQSGEMA from the coding sequence ATGACGCTCTCTGCCATCCACATCCGGGAAGCTACGCTCGACGATGCGCCGGAGATCATGCGCCAACGGCGGCTGATGTTCCGGGACATGGGGTTCACGGACGAAGCCGCGCTCGACGCCATGCATGCCACCAGCCAGCCTTACATCCTGGCAGGCTTAAACAACGGCGGCTACCGCGGCTGGCTGGCGGTCGCGCCCGACGGACGGGTGATGGGCGGCGGCGGAGTCGTGCTGCATGATTGGCTGACGCACCCGCTCAATCTCAATCCTCAGCGGGCCTACGTGCTCAACGTGTACGTGTATCCCGAGTTCCGCCGCCAAGGTGTGGCACGAAGATTGATGGCGGCGATCGTCGAGTGGTGCCGCGGCCAGGGCTTCCCTGTGATCTGGCTGCACGCCAGCGATGAAGGCCGCCCGCTGTACGAATCCATGGGCTTCGAGCCGACCAACGAAATGAAACTGATGCTGTCGCCCAACCGGCAGTCGGGAGAAATGGCATGA
- a CDS encoding type II toxin-antitoxin system HicB family antitoxin, which yields MNRMEEVVLTAVIQELPDSEGGGYWAFVEELPGAITQGQTLEETRENLQEAIGLILEYQRERAKESLDPNAKRTIREKIRVPA from the coding sequence ATGAACCGCATGGAAGAAGTCGTTCTCACTGCCGTGATTCAGGAACTCCCTGACTCGGAAGGCGGGGGATACTGGGCGTTTGTGGAAGAACTGCCTGGTGCAATTACCCAGGGCCAGACCCTGGAGGAAACCCGTGAGAACCTCCAAGAGGCCATTGGCCTGATTCTGGAGTATCAGAGAGAGCGTGCCAAGGAAAGCCTCGACCCGAACGCAAAGCGAACCATTCGCGAAAAAATCCGCGTGCCCGCGTAG